A genomic window from Gossypium hirsutum isolate 1008001.06 chromosome D10, Gossypium_hirsutum_v2.1, whole genome shotgun sequence includes:
- the LOC107915549 gene encoding protein IWS1 homolog 1 translates to MEEETNNIREIVQHDFPKTNKRKLQKPSDLEEMWGWLNSDDQGQKDEQICRKSDTDAEIEAIFDKVKRRKKMEETSSRGIGLLVEKVMAQMEVAAEEDIELNIQNKPAIRKVQMLPLLTDFLSKKKMQQEFLDHGILTLLKSWLDPLPDGSLPNATLRSSILNILTQVMPVDISLEDGREQLKKSGLGKVIMFLSKSDEETTANRKLAKHLVQNWCRTIFNKTTSYCNLRNSVIPRMKKPLMKQSTRVELREADLDLEGPRRPCSSGTASGSVSVPEPAPCVYEVNPLTNFKPEFARRYRRSREVRESECFERIEKKMSGLKKSNKKKTLQAPKSAVL, encoded by the coding sequence ATGGAGGAAGAAACCAACAACATTCGTGAGATCGTGCAACACGATTTCCCTAAAACCAAcaagagaaagcttcaaaaacCGAGTGATCTGGAGGAGATGTGGGGTTGGCTTAACTCAGATGATCAAGGCCAAAAAGACGAACAAATCTGTCGTAAATCTGATACTGATGCAGAGATCGAGGCGATCTTCGATAAGGTTAAGAGAAGGAAGAAGATGGAGGAAACAAGTTCGCGGGGAATTGGATTACTTGTTGAGAAAGTAATGGCTCAAATGGAGGTTGCTGCCGAAGAAGACATTGAGCTTAACATCCAAAACAAACCCGCTATTAGAAAGGTCCAAATGCTGCCTCTTCTTACTGACTTCCTCTCCAAGAAAAAGATGCAACAAGAGTTTTTGGATCATGGGATTTTAACTTTGTTGAAGAGTTGGCTCGACCCTCTTCCCGATGGAAGCTTACCAAACGCCACCCTTCGATCTTCCATTTTGAATATCTTAACTCAGGTGATGCCTGTTGATATCAGCTTAGAAGATGGAAGGGAGCAGTTGAAGAAGAGTGGGCTTGGTAAAGTCATTATGTTTCTTTCAAAATCAGACGAGGAAACCACTGCCAATCGAAAACTTGCCAAGCATTTGGTCCAAAACTGGTGTCGAACCATATTCAACAAGACTACAAGCTACTGTAACCTCAGAAACAGCGTAATTCCAAGGATGAAGAAGCCATTAATGAAGCAATCAACAAGGGTAGAATTGAGGGAGGCAGATTTAGATTTGGAAGGTCCTCGCAGGCCATGTTCATCAGGAACAGCAAGCGGGTCTGTGTCAGTGCCTGAACCAGCACCGTGCGTTTATGAGGTGAACCCTCTAACAAATTTCAAACCAGAGTTTGCAAGACGTTATCGGAGATCTAGAGAAGTGAGAGAAAGCGAGTGTTTTGAAAGGATAGAGAAGAAGATGAGTGGATTGAAAAAATCGAATAAGAAGAAGACTCTGCAAGCTCCAAAATCTGCTGTTTTGTAG
- the LOC107915170 gene encoding MDIS1-interacting receptor like kinase 2: protein MMPNVVHSSLRQKTQNPMASVAIPFKIIFFLLVVRLRSSPVFSSSSINLTEAEALLIWKASLDNNTQTMLSTLWVGSSHCNWVGITCDKVGSITNLSLAGYGLRLKGTLHNLNFLSFPSLISLNLQNNSLYGSIPSHIGNLSKLVFLDLSYNNFYGNIPSQIGMLKSLIELKLSKNSFYGPIPPTFNNLTYLQHLQLGHNHLTGPLPKNICIGRSLAYFGAMNNNLIGQIPSSLRDCKSLYGVRLEGNHLTGNISKTFGIYPNLSFIALSDNRFYGELSPKWSQCHNLQSLQIANNNITGKIPLELGHATQLQELNLSSNHLIGEIPKELGALTKLSRLSLSGNQLSGKIPFGIGLLSNLRQLNLASNKLSGSIPDQLGNCSRLRNLNLSRNNLRERIPFSISYINGLQSLDLSHNSLTGGIPRQLGELHSLKILDLSHNLLNGSIPKAFRDLHGLTIVNVSFNRLEDLQAFHEVSFDAIKNNKGLSSNATELRPHFVPSRANYGLKKATKDFILVVFPNIGGLLLLLIMVATFRRFCMKTPTKNSESTEEENGDILTVLGFDGRILHDDIIEATENFSSNYCIGSGGYGTVYKATLRTGQVVAVKKFHQYVNNILNNSKAFESEIAALLEIKHRNIVQMYGFCKHRKHSFLVFEFVEKGSLKMVLSNNEQAEELDWKKRLNVVKGLANALSYMHHDCSQPIIHRDISSNNVLLDSDYEAHVSDFGTAKLLKPDSSNWTSLAGTYGYIAPELAYTMRADEKCDVYSFGVLTLEVLLGRHPGDLLSLTSASMSNDKQVLLQDEIDPRLPPPKNQVAKDIAPTIMIAVSCLNSNPQLRPTMKQVAEALSCKSHPLPSPFSTVACHG from the exons ATGATGCCCAATGTTGTTCATTCCAGTTTACGGCAAAAGACTCAAAATCCCATGGCTTCTGTTGCAATACCATTCAAAATCATCTTCTTCCTCCTCGTTGTCCGGCTTCGGTCTTCCCCTGTTTTCTCTTCATCCTCCATTAACCTTACAGAAGCTGAAGCCCTTCTAATATGGAAAGCTAGCCTTGACAACAACACCCAAACTATGCTCTCAACCCTGTGGGTCGGAAGCAGCCATTGCAACTGGGTTGGAATCACTTGTGATAAGGTTGGAAGCATCACCAATCTTAGCCTCGCAGGGTATGGTTTGAGATTGAAAGGTACACTTCACAATCTCAACTTCCTTTCCTTTCCTAGCTTGATTAGCCTTAACCTTCAAAACAACTCACTATATGGGTCCATTCCGTCCCACATTGGGAACCTTTCTAAACTTGTCTTCCTTGACTTGTCCTACAATAATTTCTACGGAAATATCCCATCTCAAATAGGAATGCTTAAATCTCTCATTGAACTTAAGCTGTCTAAGAATAGTTTCTATGGGCCAATTCCTCCAACGTTCAACAATCTTACTTATTTGCAGCATTTACAGTTAGGACATAACCATCTCACTGGTCCATTGCCCAAGAACATATGCATAGGGAGATCACTCGCATATTTTGGAGCTATGAATAATAATTTGATAGGTCAGATCCCATCAAGTTTGAGAGATTGCAAAAGCTTATATGGAGTTAGGCTCGAAGGAAACCACTTAACTGGAAATATATCAAAAACTTTTGGTATATATCCAAATTTGAGTTTCATTGCATTAAGTGATAACAGATTTTACGGCGAACTTTCTCCGAAATGGAGCCAATGCCATAATCTACAAAGCCTACAGATTGCCAATAATAACATTACTGGAAAGATACCACTTGAGTTGGGACATgcaactcagttgcaagaactcAATCTCTCTTCAAATCATCTAATCGGCGAGATTCCCAAGGAACTAGGAGCATTGACAAAGTTGTCCCGTCTTTCGCTAAGTGGTAACCAACTGTCGGGTAAAATTCCATTTGGTATTGGACTTCTTTCAAATCTACGACAACTTAACTTGGCATCAAACAAGTTAAGTGGATCTATTCCTGACCAACTTGGAAATTGCTCCAGATTACGGAACTTGAATTTGAGCAGGAATAACCTTAGAGAGAGAATTCCATTTTCTATAAGCTACATAAATGGCCTTCAAAGTCTAGATTTAAGTCATAATTCACTTACCGGAGGTATCCCACGTCAGCTTGGAGAATTACATTCCTTGAAAATATTGGACCTTTCTCACAATTTACTCAATGGTTCCATCCCAAAAGCTTTCAGGGATTTGCATGGTTTGACAATTGTGAACGTATCTTTCAATCGATTAGAAGACCTTCAGGCATTTCACGAGGTTTCATTCGATGCTATAAAGAACAATAAAGGCCTATCGAGTAATGCCACTGAACTAAGGCCTCATTTTGTCCCTTCTCGAGCAAATTATGGTCTTAAAAAGGCCACCAAAGACTTCATTTTAGTTGTGTTTCCAAACATTGGTGGTCTACTTTTGCTACTTATAATGGTTGCAACTTTTCGTAGGTTTTGTATGAAGACTCCAACCAAAAATTCCGAGTCAACGGAGGAAGAAAATGGAGATATTTTAACTGTATTGGGATTTGATGGAAGAATACTCCATGATGACATCATTGAAGCCACTGAAAATTTTAGCTCCAACTATTGCATTGGCTCAGGAGGATATGGAACTGTTTACAAAGCTACATTACGAACTGGTCAAGTGGTTGCTGTGAAGAAATTTCACCAATATGTAAATAACATTCTCAACAACTCGAAAGCCTTTGAAAGCGAAATTGCTGCTTTACTAGAAATAAAGCATCGTAACATTGTGCAGATGTATGGCTTTTGTAAACATCGAAAGCATTCTTTTCTGGTTTTTGAGTTTGTAGAAAAGGGGAGTTTGAAAATGGTCTTAAGCAACAATGAACAAGCAGAGGAGTTGGATTGGAAGAAGAGGCTAAATGTAGTTAAGGGATTGGCTAATGCTTTGTCTTATATGCATCATGACTGTTCACAACCTATAATTCATCGAGACATTTCCAGCAACAATGTTCTTTTGGATTCGGACTATGAAGCTCATGTCTCAGACTTTGGCACAGCTAAACTTTTAAAGCCTGACTCCTCCAATTGGACTTCACTTGCAGGCACCTACGGGTATATAGCTCCAG agTTGGCCTATACAATGAGAGCAGATGAGAAATGTGATGTCTATAGTTTTGGTGTGCTAACACTAGAAGTTTTATTGGGGAGGCATCCTGGCGATCTTCTTTCATTGACATCGGCATCTATGTCAAATGACAAACAAGTTTTGCTTCAGGATGAGATAGACCCACGTCTCCCACCACCAAAAAACCAAGTTGCAAAGGACATAGCCCCTACTATAATGATAGCAGTTTCTTGCTTGAATAGTAATCCCCAACTTCGACCGACCATGAAACAAGTTGCTGAAGCCCTTAGTTGTAAGTCTCATCCATTGCCAAGCCCTTTCTCGACCGTAGCCTGCCATGGCTAA